One window of Kryptolebias marmoratus isolate JLee-2015 linkage group LG3, ASM164957v2, whole genome shotgun sequence genomic DNA carries:
- the htra3a gene encoding serine protease HTRA3a, with product MSARAKQRAEQQSGLRGYPIMHFFLRAAACLLFTHGLALAARSDKCASRCDVSSCPSPSCPGGYVPDRCNCCLVCAPREGDPCGRRNDLPCGDGLECELLPAGRRRGSRGVCRCALRREVCGSDGKTYGNVCKMKAASRKAANKGRAAVIQAHKGACSFPGAGQSLLHPSSPRYKFNFIADVVEKIVPAVVHIELFVRHPLFGRHMRLSSGSGFIVTHSGVIVTNAHVVTTAATVTGRPQLRVQLHDGDAYEAMVRDVDRKADIATVKINPQKKLHVLSLGPSADLRPGEFVVAIGSPFALQNTVTTGIVSTAQRDGKELGIRDSDMDYIQTDAIINYGNSGGPLVNLDGEVIGINTLKVTAGISFAIPSDRISRFLTDSQAKHSEEKLRLQRRRMEDPQSDAELSQVKRYFIGIRMITVTRALIAELKHQNPDFPDVSSGVFVQQVIPNTPAERGGIKAGDVILKLNGQPVHTISGVYDMLQSDQPLLLEIRRGNDDLLFNIHPQQLLH from the exons ATGAGCGCGCGGGCCAAGCAGCGGGCCGAGCAGCAGTCTGGGCTCCGAGGTTATCCGATAATGCATTTCTTCCTGCGCGCAGCCGCGTGCCTCCTTTTTACGCACGGCCTCGCCTTAGCCGCGCGCTCGGACAAATGCGCCTCCCGGTGTGACGTGAGCTCGTGTCCGAGCCCCAGCTGTCCCGGCGGGTACGTCCCGGACAGGTGTAACTGCTGCCTGGTGTGCGCGCCGCGCGAGGGGGACCCGTGCGGCCGCAGGAACGACCTGCCGTGCGGGGACGGCCTGGAGTGCGAGCTGCTGCCCGCGGGGAGGCGGCGAGGCTCCCGGGGGGTCTGCCGGTGCGCGCTGCGGCGCGAGGTGTGCGGCAGCGATGGTAAAACCTACGGAAACGTGTGTAAGATGAAAGCAGCCAGCCGGAAAGCTGCGAACAAGGGGAGAGCTGCGGTGATCCAGGCGCACAAAGGCGCGTGCTCGTTTCCAGGCGCAG GTCAGTCCCTGCTCCATCCCAGCAGCCCTCGCTACAAGTTCAATTTCATCGCTGATGTCGTGGAGAAAATCGTGCCTGCCGTCGTCCACATCGAGCTGTTTGTGAG GCATCCTCTGTTTGGTCGCCACATGCGCCTGTCCAGCGGCTCTGGTTTCATTGTGACCCACTCGGGTGTGATAGTGACCAACGCTCACGTGGTAACCACGGCCGCCACGGTGACCGGGAGGCCACAGCTGCGCGTTCAGCTCCACGACGGCGACGCTTACGAGGCCATGGTCAGAGACGTCGACAGGAAGGCGGACATCGCCACCGTTAAGATCAATCCCCAG AAGAAGCTTCACGTGCTTTCTTTGGGCCCTTCAGCTGATCTCAGACCAGGAGAGTTTGTAGTTGCCATCGGCAGCCCGTTCGCCCTGCAGAACACCGTGACCACCGGCATCGTCAGCACCGCGCAGAGAGACGGCAAAGAGCTGGGCATCAGGGACTCTGACATGGACTACATCCAGACTGATGCCATCATCaat TATGGTAATTCTGGAGGACCTCTCGTTAACTTG GATGGTGAGGTCATAGGCATCAACACTCTGAAAGTGACAGCAGGGATCTCCTTCGCCATCCCTTCAGACAGGATCAGCCGTTTCCTCACAGACTCACAGGCCAAACACAGTGAAG AAAAGCTCAGATTGCAGAGGAGACGGATGGAGGATCCGCAGTCGGATGCAG aGTTATCACAAGTGAAGAGATATTTTATAGGCATCAGGATGATCACAGTCACCAGAGC TTTAATAGCAGAACTGAAGCATCAGAATCCAGACTTTCCTGACGTCAGCAGTGGAGTTTTTGTGCAACAGGTCATACCTAACACTCCAGCAGAGAG AGGAGGCATCAAGGCAGGTGACGTTATACTGAAGCTGAATGGACAGCCGGTCCACACCATTTCAGGCGTGTATGACATGCTGCAGAGCGATCAGCCACTTTTGCTTGAGATTCGCAGAGGGAACGATGACTTGCTGTTTAACATCCAccctcagcagctgctgcattgA